The genomic segment AATATGCCGACAACGACCCAGCCATCGCCAAGCAGATAGAAAAGGCGAAAATCGAGATAGCGCCCGAAGACTTCCGTGAAGGACTCACCGCCGTCATCTCCATCAAGGTGGCAGAGCCGCAGTTCGAAGGACAGACCAAGACCAAGCTCGGCAACAGCGAGGTGTCGGGAGCCGTGCAGCAGGCAGTGGGCGAAGCCCTCTCCAACTACCTTGAGGAACACCCGAAGGAAGCCAAGCAAATCTGCGAGAAAGTAGTGCTCGCAGCCACCGCACGCATCGCCGCACGAAAAGCACGCGAGAGCGTACAGCGCAAGAGCGTCATGAGCGGCGGCGGACTGCCCGGCAAACTGGCAGACTGCTCCATCAAAGACCCGAAAGAAACCGAAATATTCCTCGTCGAGGGAGACTCAGCCGGCGGCTCAGCCAAGCAAGGACGCGACCGTGAGCGCCAAGCCATCCTCCCCCTGCGCGGAAAAATTCTCAACGTCGAAAAAGTGCAGTGGCACCGCGTGTTCGAGGCAGAATCAGTCATGAACATCATCCAAGCCATCGGCGTGCGCTTCGGAGTGGAAGGCGAGGCAGACCGCGAAGCCAACATCGAAAAACTCCGCTACGACAAAATCATCATCATGACCGACGCTGACGTCGATGGTTCGCACATCGACACCCTCATCATGACACTCTTCTACCGCTTCATGCCCAAAGTCATCGAAGACGGACACCTATACATCGCCACACCGCCACTCTACAAGTGCACCTACAAGAAAGTGAGCGAATACTGCTACACCGAACAGCAGCGACAGGCATTCATCGACAAGTACGTGGAAGGCGACGAAAACAGCAACGCCCTGCACACCCAGCGCTACAAAGGTCTCGGCGAGATGAACCCCGACCAGCTCTGGGAGACGACGATGGACCCGAAAAACCGCCTGCTCAAGCAAGTGACCATCGAGAACGCTGCCCAGGCAGACGAGATATTCTCCATGCTCATGGGCGACGACGTAGAGCCGCGGCGCGAATTCATCGAGAAAAACGCTACCTACGCAAACATCGACGCGTAAGGGAGCCCCCTCCTGACCTCCCCCCAAATGGGGGAGGAATGAGCCCCACCCTAACCCTCCCCCACCGGGGAGGGAACGCCTGGCGGCAGGAAAAGCCCAAGGACCTCAACGACCCTAAAGACCCTAAAGTCCCTAATGACCTTAAAGACCCTAATGACCTTAAAGTCCTTAAAGACTCTTAAAAGCTTCAAGCCCCTCCTTCTGCCAGACCACCAATCCAGCAGGAAGGGGTTTCGCATATTTATGCACCGCGACGGTTTGGGAAGCACATTTGTAAACTCTTGTACTTCAATACGTTAGGAAGTGCTTCCCAAAAGTGCCACTTTCGCACTCCAAAAGGGGTACTTTTAGAAGCTAAAAGGGGAACTTTTGCAACCTGAAAGTGCCACTTTTGGAAAACGAAAGTTGACGTATGAATATACAATACCTTTTTGTATATTTATACACACCGAAAGAAAAAACAAAGATTTAAGGATTCTTAACATACAAAGGCAGTGATAAATAAAAATAAATGCGTACTTTTGCACCCGATTTTTGTTGATACAACGGCGGAAAAGTAACAAATTGCACATAAAACGATTTAAACAGTAACAAATTATTACAAATTAAGTGGCAAGTGCAAGCCTGAAAGTAAGCCTCGGATAGTGGATAAAGTTAGTATGGTGGATGACACATGGGAAAAGGTGCGATATGCGCAAAAAAAATGAAAGAAGAAAGCAAAACTGAAGAAATAAAGTAAGTAGCACGAAACCTCCCATACAAGTCTATATAATCCCAACATCCGCGACATAAAGAAAACATTACTGACCATCTGCGTATTAAGCATACATGCTTGGTGACGAGCAAGACGGTAAAACGGCGCGATGCGTCCCTTATATATATAATAATGTGTAAAGGGAAAGAAGCGACCACCGTCCGCCACATAGCGCAATAGTGCTGACAAAGAAGCGATTATAAACAAGATCTGATAATAACAACAAGTAAAGAAACAAAAAAGTCGCTGTCAATTCTGCAATGGCACAAGTCGACATCTTAAATTTTGATGAATACGACGACAAGGGATTCCTCAAATTAAATACGAACAAGAAGTATCCGAAGGTGGACAACCTCTACGTAGAGAAACTGTTAGGACACCACTGGAAAGGTGAGCAATTGAAGGCATCCGGCATGGACAGCATCTACCTTGTAAATGTCAAGACCGGTGAATACTTCACACTTGGCGACTATAAGGGTCAGGTAGGAATGACTGACCACGTGGGACTGCTCTGGCGCATAGAAAGCGTGACCGACGGGACTGCCGTGAAAAACGCACGCTTCCCCAACGACACACAGACACCTTTCCATATCGTCACACAATCGGGACACAACACCGGTCGCAATGTTCGCTTCCTCGGACGACAGAACTTTTCCGACGGTCAGATTGGTAATTTCGAGTACAACAGGTACTTAGGTCTCAGAGACAAGAAAGAATATCAGGTCCATGTCAATTCCCATACAGACCCTGGTGGCTTTGTCTGGTATTTCCATCCTGTGAAAGAAGACCCAAACGATGGTTATCACTACATCATTTATACACATAGGCAAACACGTATTTACCCAGCAGCAGAACAGATTCCCAATTATTATAATGACAACGACGTTCTCCGCATACGGGAATATGCAAACCGCGAGTCTTATTTGTGCCTCTCATCAGTAGATGGTAATAGTGTTCCCGGACAAGCCCGTGATTATAACAATGTACGCTTTAAGAAATTTGCAGGTCAAATGTTTTATGAGGAAGGTGATACTATCCGCTATGCAAATATGCCAAATGGAGGAGAATACCAAGATGTTGATCCTGCAGTTTCGGACTGGGCTGCCGACCAAGTTTTCATTGTAAAGAAAACCGACAACTGGAAGCCTATGGAAGACGAAGTTGGCAAGAACAAATTTGTAGATCTTGAATCAGGCTTGGTCGATCTTGCCAATGACGAAGCGAACCTTTGGAAAATTGTCACCTTCAAGGAGCGAAAAGCATACCGCGTCACGGCGTCGGAAGAACATCCCGTAGATGTCACTTTCAACATTTCAAACAACAAGTTCTTCACGTCATATGACTATGCCGTCGAAGACACCGTAGGCGGATTCACACGCCCGTCTTTCGACTGGCAATGGTTTGACAAGGACGAAAACAATCCTAAAGGATACCACGCACACCCCTACAAAACAGACGTGGGCACAGCAGCAGGACAGTATAATGAGAAAGATGAGTTCCACAAAGTAGGAACGGGCTATTATTACTGCTTCTCACACGGCATCGCAGATGAACATGGAGATGCAACCCATGACTATCTTGACAGAAACCGACAGCATGAACAAATGATGACCGAAGGACATGATGGAAATTTCTGCGGTACCATCTACAACGGTTCAGCAGTGCTGGAGCAAAAGATTACAGGACTGCGCCCGGGCAACTATATCGTCTATGCACGCGCATTCTTCGCACCCCACTCCATGATGAACTATTCCGTCAACAGTGAAGGAACACCTTATCTTCGCACAGGCGACGATATTTACGCATTCAATGAGGCAGAAGCAAAAGCTGCCATCAACGCCAAAAAGATGAGCCACGACTCATATCTCTTCGCATGGTCGATACCTAACGGAACGGATACCGTGGAGTACAAGCGCCGGTTGCCCTCCATCTATGAAGGACTGACGCCCTACACCGACGAGAAGAAGAAAACACTCAGCAAAGAAACGTTCATGGCGAGCGAGGAATTCAAATACAACCAATTGGGATTCCAATATAAAACAAATCCCACCAGCAAGATGTATAATGTAGAACACCGCATACGCTACAACGCACTGAAAGACAGCACAGTCTTTGCAAAGATTCCCGGAAGCTGGGTTACAGGCGGAACAGCAGACTCCTATATTGTGCCGAGAACCGTCTCTGGAGCCGGACGCTTCTTCAACGCCATCGACCACGAGAAACACCCCGAAGCCAACAACTACCGAATTGGTATTCCTGTCGTAGTTGGTCTCAATGGAGAATTGACCATCGGAGTGGACCACACCTATGACACGTCACTGGAGGGAGCCGACAAGAGCGAACACGGAGAATGGGTATGCTTCGACGATTTCGAACTCATCTATCTCGGACAAAGAAAGCCGAACGAGTTCGTCCTCGACGAGACAGACGGTATCAACAACACTTACATCACCGACTACGAGGAGTTCCTAACTCCGACAATTGCCGAAGAAACTGATGCCAAGGGCGGAGCTTATAAGAAACTCGTCATACGCCGCACACTCTACCGCGACAAGTTCATGCCCATCGTCCTACCGATTTCTCTCACCAAGAAACAAGTGAAAGAAGGATTTGGAGACGATACGAAAGTATCTAAACTCAAAGGACTGACAGGAACCACCATCTTCTACGAAGCAGTTCCACTCAGCGGCGCACAGACCGACATCGCCATGGAAGCAGGAAAACCATACATCATCAAACCCTCTGCATTCCCTATCATCAGTGCGGATTCCACCTATCAACGTCTGAAATTCCCAGACAATTATGAGGCTGCAGGAGGAGGAAAATCTCCCTATGCAGGAAGATATGTATGGGGTGAGACACGAAACAAATGGATAGATGAACATCGAGACGGTAAAGTCAGAGGTCCCATTTACATCATAGATAGCGTTCTTATCAAAAAATCAGAAGTCTTCCCTAATATTGAAAAGCGTGATGAAAACGCATGGAAATATGCAGTCGATTATGGCGCTAATGTTGATAATATCTATAAGACGATTGATAAATTCCAACCGCAAAACCCCGTCCAAGTTGTTGGAGACAATTCTGGAAAAACTTATAAGCTTACAGCAAAGGCATATTATAGACCAGATAATTCAACAAATGGTAATGCCAATATTGCACAAATTCAATGGCTGAATGGTATCATTCCGAACTACTCATACTACCACGCTGTAGATGGTAACATGTATTTTACAGGTAAGAGAACAGCTTCGGCTAAAAGAGGTTTTGGTGCCTATCTCCAACTTCTCGAACAAGTCAACGGCACTGACGGAGATCCGCAACAAGGAGCAAAGGAGATTATTTTCTCTGACTCTTGGTTGAATGGAGAGTACTTTTTCATCGAAATCACAGAAACCACTGGAATTAAGACCATTGAAGATGAAAAAGCTAACGATGACGATGCGTGGTACACGCTGGAAGGAATTCGTCTTGACGGGCAACCAACCATGCCAGGTGTCTATATCAATGGTGGAAAGAAGAAGATTGTGAAGTAATTTCTAACTATCTAACTATATTATTGATGAGAGAGGCAGACATAGAACCAGTCTGCCTCTCTTTTTATCAAAAAACTCGTCTTTCTCAATTATTTTGTTTATTTTTGTCGCAAAATAATCGTTTAAAACCGCACAATATGAAAATCTTTGCTATCGGTATGAACTATGCACTGCACAATAAAGAGCTGCATGGCACGTTATTAAAAACGGAGGAACCGGTAATCTTCACGAAAGCCGACTCTGCGTTGCTGAACAACGGCAAGCCGTTTTTCGTTCCCGAAGAGATGGGACGCATCGACCACGAGACGGAAATCGTGGTGCGCATCTCCCGTCTGGGAAAGGGCATCCCCGAACGGTTCGCCCACCGCTACTATGATGCGCTGACTGTGGGCATCGACTTCACGGCACGCGATGTGCAGGCGAAACTGAAAAAGGCGGGACGACCATGGGAGATTGCCAAGGGATTCGACGGCTCGGCAGTCATCGGTACATGGACGAGCATCGAGGAAATCAAGGACATACAGGACTTGCACTTCCACCTCGATATCAACGGCAAGACGGTCCAAAGCGGATATACGGGCGACATGCTCTACCGCGTGGATGAAATCATTGCATACATCAGCCGCTTCTTCACGCTGAAGACGGGCGACCTGCTCTACACGGGAACGCCTGCCGGCGTGGGACCGGTACACCCCGAAGACCATCTCGAAGGGTATCTCGGCGACAAGAAGGTGCTGGAGTTTGACTGCAAGTAGGAGCCCCCTCCGGCTCCCCCCAAATGGGGGAGGGATTTTTAGGACTTTAGGGTCTTTAAGGTCCTTAGAGTCTTTAGGGTGAAACTTAAATGAGGAAATGAAGATGAGGAAGCACACATATATATTAAAGGTGGTGAGGAGCGTGTTGCTGCTCGCCCTCTTTGTCGTGCTCCCACAGAAACTGTCGGCACAACGCTTCTTCAACCTGACGGCTGACGAGGTGAGAATAGACTCCGTGCTGCCGCAGTTCACCTACTCGATACCGCTGAGCGGCGACTATGCCGACTCGGTCTATACGGTGCGCATCGTGTATCCGGAATTTGTTCCGATGACGGCTTCGGATGTGCGGAAATACCAGTCCATCACTACTGATTCATTGCCGCAACTACCCATCGTGGAACAGCGCATCGTGACCGAACGGAAGAAAGGAAAGCTGGAGGTGATGTTTGTACCTTTGGCGATGCGCAATGGCAAGCCACAGATTCTTGCCAGCTTCATGCTTGAACTCCAATCGGCACCCGTCAAGCGCTCCATGCGGAAACTCAACCAGCGCAAGGCTCCGGAAACGGGCAGCCGATATGCGGAACACTCGGTGCTCGCCACAGGCAAATGGGCAAAGATACGTGTTCCTTCGACGGGTGTCTATCAACTGACAGACGCGCTCATCAAAC from the Prevotella sp. Rep29 genome contains:
- a CDS encoding fumarylacetoacetate hydrolase family protein, with product MKIFAIGMNYALHNKELHGTLLKTEEPVIFTKADSALLNNGKPFFVPEEMGRIDHETEIVVRISRLGKGIPERFAHRYYDALTVGIDFTARDVQAKLKKAGRPWEIAKGFDGSAVIGTWTSIEEIKDIQDLHFHLDINGKTVQSGYTGDMLYRVDEIIAYISRFFTLKTGDLLYTGTPAGVGPVHPEDHLEGYLGDKKVLEFDCK
- the gyrB gene encoding DNA topoisomerase (ATP-hydrolyzing) subunit B; amino-acid sequence: MAENKNNQSNYSASNIQVLEGLEAVRKRPAMYIGDISEKGLHHLVNETVDNSIDEAMAGYCTHIEVVINEDNSITVQDNGRGIPVDEHKKLHKSALEVVMTVLHAGGKFDKGSYKVSGGLHGVGVSCVNALSSRMLSQVFRDGKIYQQEYERGVPLYPVKIVGDTELRGTRQQFWPDATVFTTTTYQWDIIARRMRELAFLNAGITITLKDLRPDEEGKTKEEVFHAKDGLKEFVRYVDRHRTHLFDDVIYLKTEKQNIPIEVAVMYNTDYSENIHSYVNNINTIEGGTHLTGFRIALTRTLKKYADNDPAIAKQIEKAKIEIAPEDFREGLTAVISIKVAEPQFEGQTKTKLGNSEVSGAVQQAVGEALSNYLEEHPKEAKQICEKVVLAATARIAARKARESVQRKSVMSGGGLPGKLADCSIKDPKETEIFLVEGDSAGGSAKQGRDRERQAILPLRGKILNVEKVQWHRVFEAESVMNIIQAIGVRFGVEGEADREANIEKLRYDKIIIMTDADVDGSHIDTLIMTLFYRFMPKVIEDGHLYIATPPLYKCTYKKVSEYCYTEQQRQAFIDKYVEGDENSNALHTQRYKGLGEMNPDQLWETTMDPKNRLLKQVTIENAAQADEIFSMLMGDDVEPRREFIEKNATYANIDA